Genomic segment of Peribacillus frigoritolerans:
AGTTCGACAAGACCTGCCTTTCCCCCGAAGAGAATCGCCACTTCACTTTTCGGATCCAGCTTGACACCGTATTCACGTTCATAAAAGACGGCAGCAGCATCTTTTAAATATTGATGCCCCCGGAATGGCGAATATTTATGATTAATCGTTTTTTCAGCGGCAGACTGCAAGCTTTTTACGATATGGTCTGGTGTTGGCTGATCAGGGTTTCCCTGACCTAAATTAATGACATCATGTCCTTGCTCCGTGATGGCATTGACTTTTGCGACTAGTGAGGCAAAAAACTGCTTAGGCAGGTCCTGAAGCTGTCTGGATTTTTCGAATTGCACCATTTATACACCTTCTCTGAAATTTCTTGAAATTCTAGTCACAAATGATATATGTTTATCATAGTCTTGTAAAGCATTTTTTACATATGGGGGTTTTAAACGATGAAGTGGAAAATAGCTTGTATTCAAATGGATATAGCATTCGGGCAACCGGATATCAATTTTCAGGTTGCCAAACAATGGTTGGAAAAAGCAGCACGGTCGGAACCCGATATCGTCATTTTACCAGAGCTTTGGACAACCGGATACGACTTAAGCAGGTTAAATGAGATTGCTGATCAAGAGGCCGAAAAAACGATTGAATTTCTTAAAACACAGGCAAGGAAACACGAGATTCACATCGTAGGCGGTTCCATTGCGAAAAAAACGAGCAAGGGAATCTATAACACCATGATCATCATCGATAAACAGGGAAATCTCATAAAAGAATATGATAAGCTTCACTTATTTCAGTTAATGGATGAACATCATTTCCTGAAGCCAGGAGAAAAGGATGGTTTATTTACTCTTGA
This window contains:
- a CDS encoding carbon-nitrogen family hydrolase, with the protein product MKWKIACIQMDIAFGQPDINFQVAKQWLEKAARSEPDIVILPELWTTGYDLSRLNEIADQEAEKTIEFLKTQARKHEIHIVGGSIAKKTSKGIYNTMIIIDKQGNLIKEYDKLHLFQLMDEHHFLKPGEKDGLFTLDEKICAGFICYDIRFPEWQRAHTAKGAEVLFVTAEWPKPRLDHWRALLISRAIENQAYVVAVNRSGSDVNNIFAGHSLIIDPWGNIISEAGEGNELLTGTLDFNRVSDARNKIPVFEDRRPDFY